In one window of Propionispora hippei DSM 15287 DNA:
- a CDS encoding ABC transporter ATP-binding protein, with translation MQPLLTIDNLAVAFDTYAGQVQAVRGISLTMLPGEAVGLVGESGCGKSVTAHAIMQLITRPPGRYASGKIDFAGTDLLQLPETALEKIRGNTISMIFQDPMTSLNPVLTVGRQIAESLELHQKLSKRQAAERVVELLEVVGIPAARERSRNYPHQFSGGMRQRAMIAMALACNPRLLLADEPTTALDVTLQAQILDLLRELQVKFNTAILFISHDLGAVAELCSQVHVMYAGKIVESAATAELFANPQHPYTKGLLAAVPRLDNDEKKPLAIIDGQPPNLLQPSAGCPFHPRCPQAMQICTEDYPETIKLHAKHSLACWLQHPAAPKPDRE, from the coding sequence ATGCAACCCCTGCTCACTATTGACAATTTGGCTGTAGCTTTTGATACTTATGCCGGCCAAGTTCAGGCCGTCCGCGGTATTTCCTTAACCATGCTGCCCGGCGAGGCCGTCGGCCTGGTCGGCGAATCAGGCTGCGGCAAAAGCGTTACGGCCCATGCCATCATGCAGTTAATTACCAGGCCGCCCGGACGCTATGCCTCCGGCAAGATCGATTTTGCCGGCACCGATTTGCTGCAATTGCCGGAAACAGCCTTGGAAAAAATTCGCGGCAATACAATCAGCATGATTTTTCAAGACCCCATGACCTCCCTGAATCCGGTACTCACAGTGGGAAGACAAATTGCCGAATCCCTGGAACTGCATCAAAAACTGAGTAAACGGCAAGCCGCCGAACGAGTTGTTGAACTCCTGGAAGTGGTGGGTATTCCTGCGGCGCGGGAACGCAGCAGGAACTATCCCCATCAGTTTAGCGGCGGCATGCGGCAGCGGGCTATGATCGCAATGGCGCTCGCCTGCAACCCCCGCTTGCTCCTGGCTGACGAACCGACAACAGCTCTGGATGTGACCTTGCAGGCCCAAATACTGGATTTGCTCAGAGAGCTTCAAGTCAAATTTAACACAGCGATTCTCTTTATTTCCCATGACCTTGGCGCAGTGGCCGAACTATGCAGCCAGGTCCATGTTATGTATGCCGGAAAGATCGTTGAATCGGCAGCTACGGCCGAGCTGTTCGCCAACCCTCAACATCCTTATACCAAAGGACTGTTAGCGGCGGTTCCCCGTCTGGACAACGATGAGAAAAAGCCGCTGGCCATCATCGACGGGCAGCCGCCCAATCTGTTACAGCCCTCGGCCGGCTGTCCATTCCATCCCCGCTGTCCCCAGGCCATGCAAATCTGCACTGAAGACTATCCGGAAACCATAAAGCTTCATGCGAAACACAGCCTCGCTTGCTGGCTGCAGCATCCCGCTGCGCCCAAGCCGGACAGGGAGTGA
- a CDS encoding ABC transporter permease produces MPMSSDLFKPLSRDRQPPLLLPVPEQTAWHRLKENKLAMAGLYAIIVILLLAVLGPCFSSLSYSDQNLQAVNQPPSAAHWFGTDSLGRDLFIRVLYGARISLAIGFVASLINLTLGVLYGGIAGFFGGRIDRIMMHIVDVLYGIPVLLYVILLMVILKPGLTNIFIALGIAYWLNMARIVRGQILQLKEQDYVLAARSLGAGHWRILLRHLLPNSLGPIVITMTLTIPEAIFTEAFLSFIGLGVAAPLASWGVLASDGVTSLRSYPFQLLFPSLAICLTMLAFNFLGDGLRDALDPRVRR; encoded by the coding sequence ATGCCAATGAGCAGTGACTTATTTAAACCGTTATCCCGTGACCGGCAGCCACCCCTGCTTCTGCCGGTGCCTGAGCAGACTGCCTGGCATCGATTGAAAGAAAACAAGCTGGCCATGGCCGGACTGTATGCCATCATCGTCATCCTGCTGCTGGCCGTCCTGGGTCCTTGCTTTTCCAGTCTCAGCTATTCCGACCAGAACCTCCAGGCGGTCAATCAGCCGCCCAGCGCCGCCCATTGGTTCGGCACCGACAGTCTAGGCCGGGACCTGTTTATCCGGGTACTCTATGGCGCCCGCATCTCTCTGGCCATCGGTTTTGTCGCCAGCCTAATCAATCTGACCCTGGGGGTTTTGTACGGCGGCATTGCCGGCTTTTTCGGCGGACGGATCGACCGGATCATGATGCACATTGTCGACGTGCTGTACGGGATTCCAGTCTTATTGTATGTTATTTTGCTGATGGTCATCTTAAAGCCGGGGCTGACCAATATTTTCATTGCGCTCGGCATTGCCTACTGGCTGAATATGGCCCGTATTGTCCGGGGGCAAATCCTGCAGCTAAAAGAACAAGATTACGTATTGGCGGCCCGCTCGCTGGGCGCCGGCCACTGGCGCATTTTGCTGCGCCACCTGCTGCCCAACAGCCTGGGGCCTATCGTTATCACCATGACGCTGACCATACCGGAGGCTATCTTCACAGAGGCCTTTTTAAGCTTCATCGGGCTTGGTGTAGCTGCCCCGCTGGCAAGCTGGGGCGTGTTGGCTTCCGACGGGGTTACCAGCCTGCGTTCCTATCCGTTCCAGCTTCTTTTCCCTTCCCTGGCCATTTGCCTAACCATGCTGGCCTTTAATTTTCTCGGCGATGGCCTGCGGGATGCTCTTGATCCCCGCGTAAGGCGATAG
- a CDS encoding ABC transporter permease, whose amino-acid sequence MLRYILHRLLSSLVVLLAIVTITFLLMHSIPGGPFTGEKNLSPTVKKNIEERYRLNDPLWQQYRDYVVHLASFDLGPSFKYEGRTVNAIIQESFPISLQLGSLSIVLAVLFGIPAGAVAALRQNSWQDYLTMLLATLGVSVPGFVFATLLIYLFAIKLQWLPAALWNGPAHMILPALALASQPAAFIARLTRSSLLEVLAQDYIKTAKAKGLSQTAILFRHALKNALIPVVTYLGPMAASIITGSFVIENIFAIPGLGRHFVTSIYNRDYTVILGITVFYSALVILFNLLVDLIYPLLNPRIQLTTKGEE is encoded by the coding sequence TTGCTGCGTTACATTCTACATCGTCTACTCAGCTCCCTGGTAGTCCTGCTGGCCATTGTAACCATTACCTTTCTTTTAATGCATTCCATCCCCGGCGGCCCTTTTACCGGCGAAAAGAACCTTTCGCCGACGGTGAAAAAAAATATTGAAGAGCGGTATCGTCTCAACGACCCCTTATGGCAGCAATACCGGGATTACGTCGTCCATTTGGCCTCATTTGATTTAGGTCCTTCATTTAAATACGAAGGACGTACGGTCAATGCCATCATTCAGGAAAGCTTTCCGATCTCTCTGCAATTGGGCAGTCTTAGTATTGTCTTGGCCGTTCTCTTCGGCATTCCGGCCGGTGCCGTGGCTGCGTTGCGCCAAAATAGTTGGCAGGACTACCTGACTATGTTGCTGGCGACGCTGGGCGTATCTGTCCCCGGTTTCGTCTTTGCCACCCTGTTGATTTACCTGTTTGCCATTAAGCTGCAATGGCTGCCTGCAGCACTCTGGAACGGACCGGCCCATATGATTTTACCGGCTTTGGCACTGGCCAGTCAGCCGGCAGCCTTTATTGCCCGCCTCACCCGGTCGAGCCTGCTGGAAGTACTGGCCCAGGACTATATTAAGACAGCGAAAGCCAAAGGATTATCCCAAACAGCCATCTTATTCCGTCATGCGTTGAAAAACGCCTTGATTCCGGTGGTAACTTATCTCGGACCGATGGCCGCCTCCATTATCACAGGCAGTTTCGTTATTGAAAATATCTTTGCTATTCCCGGTCTGGGACGGCATTTTGTCACCAGTATTTACAACAGGGATTACACCGTCATTCTGGGTATCACCGTATTTTACAGCGCCCTGGTTATCCTGTTCAACCTGCTGGTCGATCTTATCTATCCGCTCTTAAATCCGCGGATACAGTTGACTACAAAAGGAGAGGAATAG